A single genomic interval of Rhinopithecus roxellana isolate Shanxi Qingling chromosome 11, ASM756505v1, whole genome shotgun sequence harbors:
- the LOC104676721 gene encoding 60S ribosomal protein L29-like yields MAKSKNHTTHNQSRKWHRNGIKKPRSQRYESLKGLDPKFLRNMRFAKKHNKKGLKKMQANNAKAMSARAEAVKALVKPKEVKPKIPKGVSRKLDRLAYIAHPKLGKRARARIAKGLRLCRPKAKAKDQTKAQAAAPVSIPAQAPKGAQATTKATE; encoded by the coding sequence ATGGCCAAGTCCAAgaaccacaccacacacaaccagtCCCGAAAATGGCACAGAAATGGTATCAAGAAACCCCGATCACAAAGATACGAATCTCTTAAGGGGCTGGACCCCAAGTTCCTGAGGAACATGCGCTTTGCCAAGAAGCACAACAAGAAGGGCCTAAAGAAGATGCAGGCCAACAATGCCAAGGCCATGAGTGCACGTGCCGAGGCTGTCAAGGCCCTCGTAAAGCCCAAGGAGGTTAAGCCCAAGATCCCAAAGGGTGTCAGCCGCAAGCTTGATCGACTTGCCTACATTGCCCACCCCAAGCTTGGGAAGCGTGCTCGTGCTCGCATTGCCAAGGGGCTCCGGCTGTGCCGGCCAAAGGCCAAGGCCAAGGATCAAACCAAGGCTCAGGCTGCAGCTCCAGTTTCAATTccagctcaggctcccaaaggTGCCCAGGCCACTACAAAGGCTACAGAGTAG